From the Cucumis sativus cultivar 9930 chromosome 5, Cucumber_9930_V3, whole genome shotgun sequence genome, the window TGTTATTAGGAATCTTATTGTGGGATTAAGAGTATGTtcctatttttatatattgattaGATCAATCTTACTTGGGAGAATAGTTAAATGTTACAAGGCTTTCAAAAAAATCAAGCTCACAAAAAAAGGGAGCCAACTACCAGAAGGGGCTTCAACTAAGTAAAATAATGCTTGCTTATATGTTACACATGatctttgaaattgaaagccGAAGGAAAGAATGAAACTTATGTAGGTATTGTAGAGAAGTTGTGATTTGTTATAACTAGAGTCGGTGGGAAATGGTAAAGGTATGGATTGATTTAGTTGAGAGCCTCTCAAGTTTGAGTGGAGTGTTCAAGTACCTCAAATTAATTGTGTTCCTCCATCTTTATCTTTTAACGCTATTTTAGCTATTATTTTGGTTCTATCACAATCTGTTATGGCTATGCACTCACCAAAagtctcaaaaaaaaaaaagtttcaaattgttatagCATGCTGGTTTTTTCAACACCAAGCAATCTTACCAGCTCCGAAGGAAAATACCACGACCATTTAGCCATAAAGCCTCATTCACAAATCCTCAAATTGCCAATACAAAACCCTCCAAACTCAATAGGTATCATAACCCTCTCCTAACTAAATGTGAACTGTTCCTCTCGTCAATACATAACATAAGGAACATGAACATTTGTTTCACAAATGTTGTCTTGATTTTAAACATAACCATTTGTCGTCCTTTGTTTAGGACCTTTATCTTTTCTTGTGCAGTATTACCTATTAACAGttgaaaaatagataaaatttatgttgaaTTCTAATGTGAAGATCCCATTATATGTTTCATTGCAAAGGTATTCTTGCCTGTCTCGATGGATACATGAATATAGCAATGGAGCAAACCGAAGAATATGTAAATGGACAGTTGAAGAACAAATATGGCGATGCTTTCATTCGTGGAAATAACGGTAGATATTGAAAAGAACATCTTCTTTGACAATCTTATCATCTTGACTCAACTCttgataataatattaagCTACAATTTGTTAATGCAGTTCTGTACATCAGTACATCAAAGAGGACATTAGCAGAAGGGTCATCTTAGCGACGCTAAGAATTCTGACAGGAAATGAGAGATGGGTCGGAATTGGAAATTGATCATGAAATTGTGTTGTGTACAATGAAGTAGTGAGTCCAATCATCGCGCCAAGATGTTATGTTGTGGT encodes:
- the LOC101220195 gene encoding sm-like protein LSM36B, which produces MSIGGEKGSASTKTPADFLKSIRGRPVVVKLNSGVDYRGILACLDGYMNIAMEQTEEYVNGQLKNKYGDAFIRGNNVLYISTSKRTLAEGSS